TTAGTTCATCAACGTGTAGATCGTCCTTATTACTCACAAGCTTTCTCAATTTGTGGAGAGGTCCCGAAGCTTCTTGTGGTGAGCATAGAACTATGGAAACACCCTTTTTGCCAGCTCTTGCAGTTCTTCCAGATCTATGAATGTAAGAGTCGGCGGTACGGGGAAGATGATAGTGCACCACATGCTGAATATTTGGGATATCCAAACCTCTGGCGGCAACATCAGAAGCAATAAGAACAGATGATTTGTGCTCTTTGGCAGCACCCTCACAATTTTGTTGAaatctttccaaagatctcAATCTCTGCTTTTGAATCATCGATGAATGCAATGCTACTGTAGGAATTCTTAGACTGTTGAGCATTGGCTTGAGACGCTTCACCGAATCAATGGAGTTGGCAAATACTAACGTGTTTCCTGGAAATATCGATAGGAAATAGTACAACATTAGATCTCTTTCCGTCGGAGAACATGGAATAAGGGCCTCTGTAATGCTATCGGCAACAATCTCGGTGGGATTGACATCAATGTAGAGTGGTCTGCCTCTAAATCTCAATTTCTTGCTGAGCATATCCAAAACCCCCTCTCTTTCCACTTCTCCTTCGTCCAATTCCTTTTCAGCGTCAagccttctcttttttctaaGCTTCTTATCTGCTAGTTTATCTGCTTTGTTTTTCACAACTTGTTTATCAAGCTTACCAAACAAATCTTTAGAGAAAGTGGCAGAAAACACCAAAGACTGCCATTTCCGCGGTATTGACGAATCTTCCGTAGGCCTATTGTTACGCATAATATCCAAGATCTTCTCTAAATCATCAAAATGTCCATCTTCCACCAATCTGTCAGCTTCATCGAAGACAAGAATATCAGTAGAGGCCACCTTCTTTGCAACCTCATCAGATTTTTCAAGCAATTCAAGACATCTTCCCGGAGTGGCAACAAGAATTCTAGGATTATAACTCATTAATCTCTCCTGCTTCTGAATAGACAATCCACCAGTCAAAGACACAACTGAGttatctttcaaaggtgaATATTTCACCATCGCTTTCAAATGTTTGGTCACCTGAACCGCCAATTCTCTTGTTGGAGTGAAAATTAATCCTGTAGGATGATTAACCTCATTTCCATTCTTATCACCTTCTAAGGCCATCTCAAGGATTGGTATACCATAAGCCAAAGTTTTACCAGAACCAGTAATAGCCTTACCAATAACATCCTTACCTTCCAAAGCCTTTGGAATGGCTGCCTTTTGAATGCCAGTGGGTGTCTTAAAGTTGAGCTTAGAAAGAGCATCTTGAATGTATAGAGACACATGAGTATCCTTCCACTCTGGAAGATCGACATCATCCATAGGAAGTTCTCCCATAgcatctcttttccttagAGCCGAGAAACCATTACCAGTCAACTGGTCATCTAATTGTTCTttagtcttcttcttctcctttaaaGTAATCTTTGTTTTCTTAGCACCCGGT
The sequence above is a segment of the Brettanomyces nanus chromosome 4, complete sequence genome. Coding sequences within it:
- a CDS encoding uncharacterized protein (BUSCO:EOG09340YXG), whose product is MVKKSIPKAILQRTQQLKKAKSKSKKSKKSKKAFSRESKFVSAQSSNELDWKAVDIPETMDDYEGFYGLEEIDGVDVKVVNGKLHYVTQDKTKLAANKDKEVTSDQVPAGDFEVEDFEEGEGEKKTKSGTVGGGKESTTVPEKAGSKTDEDNIPGIPGAKKTKITLKEKKKTKEQLDDQLTGNGFSALRKRDAMGELPMDDVDLPEWKDTHVSLYIQDALSKLNFKTPTGIQKAAIPKALEGKDVIGKAITGSGKTLAYGIPILEMALEGDKNGNEVNHPTGLIFTPTRELAVQVTKHLKAMVKYSPLKDNSVVSLTGGLSIQKQERLMSYNPRILVATPGRCLELLEKSDEVAKKVASTDILVFDEADRLVEDGHFDDLEKILDIMRNNRPTEDSSIPRKWQSLVFSATFSKDLFGKLDKQVVKNKADKLADKKLRKKRRLDAEKELDEGEVEREGVLDMLSKKLRFRGRPLYIDVNPTEIVADSITEALIPCSPTERDLMLYYFLSIFPGNTLVFANSIDSVKRLKPMLNSLRIPTVALHSSMIQKQRLRSLERFQQNCEGAAKEHKSSVLIASDVAARGLDIPNIQHVVHYHLPRTADSYIHRSGRTARAGKKGVSIVLCSPQEASGPLHKLRKLVSNKDDLHVDELKILPVDNDILRQMQDRLEIASKLAQADITNSVVVKENSWMEKAAEDLGVEGWDVLVEDDYLRRDKKRKQGKQLDKQSKKVLKAELRELLDIPVRKGRSSYITSGLHNLAELLVKTEGDGNHQVMSYLQKNALSVLNPIKKRRL